A portion of the Pedobacter cryoconitis genome contains these proteins:
- a CDS encoding TlpA disulfide reductase family protein — MKNFKKAFAILPFAAVMICSGAQSFAQNGKYLLKGNIPVASGKIYLEHELNGNPVKVDSAQVVNGKFVFKGSVKSPDFYSLNTKGLKYPIQFILENSAITVTKPADSLASAEIKGSSAQEVYQSFYKGPWKEITTIAGGIYDRLDKAEKAAKAAGTKVDSLTRAGFDKEFADLDKKNQIAVKEYVNQHSSSAGTAAIIYDRFIGYPNFPVARELFAGLTKEAQQSAIGDLITKALATDAKTAKGKAAPAISMSNKDGKIVHLSDFKGKYVLIDFWASWCGPCRKENPNVVAAYKKYHDKGFEILGISLDSKKDAWLKAIEADGLIWTHVSELKGWQNSAAKEYGVRAVPASFLIDPNGNVVGKDLRGEELNQTLAQLFK; from the coding sequence ATGAAAAATTTTAAAAAAGCATTCGCAATATTGCCCTTCGCAGCAGTAATGATCTGCTCTGGCGCACAAAGCTTTGCTCAAAATGGAAAATACCTTTTGAAGGGAAATATTCCCGTTGCATCTGGTAAGATTTACCTGGAGCATGAGCTGAACGGCAATCCTGTTAAAGTCGATTCTGCTCAAGTGGTCAATGGTAAATTCGTATTCAAAGGATCGGTAAAATCCCCGGATTTTTACAGTTTAAATACTAAAGGCCTGAAATACCCTATTCAGTTTATCCTGGAGAATTCGGCTATTACTGTAACGAAACCGGCAGACAGTCTTGCCAGCGCTGAAATCAAAGGATCTTCAGCTCAGGAGGTATACCAAAGTTTTTACAAAGGCCCATGGAAAGAAATTACCACAATAGCAGGTGGTATCTATGACAGGCTCGATAAAGCGGAAAAAGCCGCCAAAGCTGCCGGAACTAAAGTAGATTCTTTAACACGTGCCGGATTTGACAAGGAATTTGCAGACCTGGATAAAAAAAATCAAATCGCAGTAAAAGAATACGTCAATCAGCATTCTTCCTCTGCCGGAACTGCAGCAATTATTTACGACCGTTTTATCGGCTATCCAAACTTTCCTGTCGCCAGGGAACTGTTTGCGGGTTTAACGAAAGAAGCCCAGCAATCTGCTATAGGTGACCTGATCACCAAAGCACTGGCAACGGATGCAAAAACGGCTAAAGGTAAGGCTGCTCCGGCAATTAGTATGTCTAACAAGGATGGTAAGATCGTTCATTTGTCAGATTTTAAAGGCAAATATGTACTGATTGACTTCTGGGCAAGCTGGTGTGGCCCTTGCAGAAAAGAGAATCCTAACGTGGTTGCTGCTTATAAGAAATACCATGATAAAGGCTTTGAAATTCTGGGCATCTCTCTGGATTCAAAAAAAGATGCGTGGCTGAAAGCCATTGAAGCTGATGGCCTAATCTGGACACATGTTTCTGAACTAAAAGGATGGCAAAATTCCGCTGCCAAAGAATATGGTGTCAGAGCGGTACCAGCCAGTTTCCTTATTGATCCCAATGGCAATGTCGTAGGAAAAGATTTAAGAGGAGAAGAATTAAACCAGACTTTAGCTCAATTATTTAAATAA